One stretch of Pseudoalteromonas shioyasakiensis DNA includes these proteins:
- the fabB gene encoding beta-ketoacyl-ACP synthase I, which translates to MRRAVITGIGVVSSIGNNKEEVLESLKQGRSGIAFNQEFADYNLRSNVSGKIDIDVKEFVDRKAMRFMGDAAAYAYISMSQAIADAGLSEEQVSNERTGLLVGSGGGSSKWQVEAADILREKGVKRVGPYMVPRTMASTTSACLATPFKIKGVNYSISSACATSAHCIGHAVEQIQLGKQDVIFAGGGEELHWTLAMEFDAMGALSTKYNETPEKASRTYDANRDGFVISGGGGIVVVEELEHALARGAHIYAEITGYGATSDGFDMVAPSGEGAVRCMKQAMQGLEGGIDYLNTHGTSTPVGDVKELGAIQEVFGGNSPMISATKAMTGHALGAAGVHEAIFSLLMLEHNFVAPSINIDELDEQAAGLNIVTERKDVELNNVMSNSFGFGGTNATLVMSKYKG; encoded by the coding sequence ATGAGAAGAGCCGTTATTACGGGCATCGGTGTTGTTTCAAGCATCGGTAACAACAAAGAAGAAGTATTAGAATCATTAAAACAAGGCCGTAGTGGTATTGCGTTCAACCAAGAATTTGCTGACTACAACCTACGTAGTAATGTATCTGGCAAAATCGATATTGATGTTAAAGAGTTTGTTGATCGTAAAGCAATGCGTTTTATGGGCGATGCTGCTGCATACGCTTATATTTCAATGTCTCAAGCAATTGCAGATGCAGGCCTTAGTGAAGAGCAAGTTTCAAACGAGCGCACTGGTTTATTAGTGGGTTCAGGTGGTGGTTCATCTAAATGGCAAGTTGAAGCGGCTGATATTTTACGTGAAAAAGGCGTAAAACGTGTTGGTCCATACATGGTACCGCGTACTATGGCGAGTACGACTTCAGCGTGTCTTGCAACACCATTCAAAATTAAAGGTGTTAACTATTCAATAAGTTCTGCGTGTGCGACATCAGCACACTGTATTGGTCATGCGGTTGAGCAAATTCAACTAGGTAAGCAAGACGTAATTTTTGCAGGTGGTGGTGAAGAGCTTCACTGGACACTCGCTATGGAATTCGATGCAATGGGTGCATTGTCTACTAAGTACAATGAAACACCAGAGAAAGCATCACGTACATACGATGCAAACCGTGACGGTTTTGTTATCTCTGGCGGTGGCGGTATCGTTGTTGTTGAAGAACTTGAGCATGCACTTGCTCGTGGCGCGCATATTTACGCAGAAATCACAGGCTACGGTGCAACATCTGACGGCTTCGATATGGTAGCTCCATCAGGTGAAGGCGCAGTTCGTTGTATGAAACAAGCAATGCAAGGCCTTGAAGGCGGTATTGATTACTTAAATACCCACGGTACTTCAACACCTGTTGGCGACGTTAAAGAGCTTGGTGCTATTCAAGAAGTATTTGGTGGTAATTCACCAATGATCAGTGCAACCAAAGCGATGACAGGTCACGCTTTAGGTGCAGCAGGTGTTCACGAAGCAATCTTCTCGTTATTAATGCTTGAGCATAACTTTGTTGCTCCATCTATCAACATTGATGAACTAGATGAGCAAGCTGCAGGTCTAAATATCGTAACTGAGCGTAAAGACGTTGAACTTAACAATGTAATGTCTAACAGCTTTGGTTTCGGTGGCACTAACGCCACACTAGTAATGAGCAAATATAAAGGTTAA
- the mnmC gene encoding bifunctional tRNA (5-methylaminomethyl-2-thiouridine)(34)-methyltransferase MnmD/FAD-dependent 5-carboxymethylaminomethyl-2-thiouridine(34) oxidoreductase MnmC: MIKNAHIHFNHLGTPVADQFDDVYFSNDDGLAESHYVFYQQNHIPQRLQNHDRNHFTIAETGFGTGLNFLNTWQHFAAYLDRQHAELEVQNQHDLSGKKADKKSVNRLHFISFEKFPIKRDDLAQALKAWPNLNEYSEQLIAQYPINLAGCHRLEFAGGKLILDLYFGDVQDSIDTMSYPSEGVVDAWYLDGFAPSKNPDMWQQSLFNKMRAISRANATLATFTAAGFVRRGLIEAGFSMSKAKGYGKKREMLIGELTEPNEQQSGPAYFAHQQSELSNVAVIGGGIASSSVLYSLAKRGLKATLFCQDEALAMGASHNVQGAVYPHLQAKNSPHSEMFAHSFLYAMRLYQQLLDDGFDYPHQWCGVLQHAVKQGLADKHQNLADKALWPAELMRNVSAEEGDEIAGVDTGYSGVFFAKGGWVNPPALVKALFNAANSLSATTNNKMDSHFNCHIEKLEKTADGWLLHSKEQTFGPFSDVINCAGEHSDQFSQTRALPVVGVRGQVSHVQASEQSKRLKTVLCHKGYFTPEYQGHHCMGATFEKNSKSREVKEQDNHTNREQLLSFYTDSEFATTLGEITAAKAAVRCTFIDHLPMAGEWAEQSDYVSAFANLRLGKRYQYQTLTKPLQGLHVLTGFGARGLCSAPLCAEHLIACLNNEPRPFSERVSQAIHPARFIVRDLIRNKI, translated from the coding sequence ATGATCAAAAACGCACATATTCATTTTAATCACCTTGGTACCCCTGTCGCCGATCAGTTTGACGATGTTTATTTCTCTAATGACGATGGCTTAGCCGAATCACATTATGTGTTCTATCAACAAAACCATATCCCGCAACGATTACAAAATCATGACCGTAACCACTTTACGATTGCTGAAACAGGCTTTGGTACGGGGCTTAACTTTTTAAATACTTGGCAACACTTTGCTGCTTACCTTGATAGGCAGCATGCAGAGCTAGAAGTTCAAAATCAACACGACCTTAGTGGTAAAAAAGCTGACAAAAAAAGTGTTAACCGCCTGCACTTTATCTCTTTTGAAAAGTTTCCTATTAAGCGTGATGATCTCGCCCAAGCACTCAAAGCCTGGCCTAATTTAAATGAATATAGTGAGCAACTGATTGCTCAATACCCTATTAATCTGGCAGGTTGTCATCGCCTTGAATTTGCAGGCGGCAAACTAATACTCGATCTTTATTTTGGTGACGTGCAAGACAGTATTGATACCATGAGCTACCCAAGCGAAGGGGTTGTTGATGCGTGGTATTTAGATGGCTTTGCACCAAGTAAAAACCCAGATATGTGGCAGCAAAGCTTATTCAACAAGATGCGAGCTATCTCAAGAGCAAACGCCACACTCGCCACTTTCACGGCCGCAGGCTTTGTAAGAAGAGGACTCATCGAAGCGGGCTTTAGCATGAGTAAAGCAAAAGGCTATGGCAAAAAGCGCGAAATGCTGATTGGCGAGCTCACCGAACCTAATGAGCAACAATCAGGGCCTGCGTATTTTGCTCATCAGCAAAGTGAACTGAGTAATGTAGCTGTTATCGGCGGCGGTATTGCCAGTAGCAGTGTACTGTATTCACTGGCAAAAAGAGGCCTAAAAGCCACGCTTTTTTGCCAAGATGAAGCGCTTGCCATGGGCGCTTCACATAATGTGCAAGGAGCTGTTTATCCGCATCTACAAGCGAAGAATTCACCGCACAGTGAAATGTTTGCCCATAGCTTTTTATATGCGATGCGTCTTTACCAGCAATTACTTGATGATGGTTTTGACTACCCTCACCAGTGGTGTGGTGTATTGCAACATGCAGTTAAACAAGGTCTAGCAGATAAACATCAAAACCTTGCCGATAAAGCGCTTTGGCCAGCTGAATTAATGCGTAATGTAAGCGCTGAAGAAGGTGACGAAATTGCCGGCGTGGATACGGGTTATTCAGGTGTATTCTTTGCAAAAGGCGGCTGGGTAAATCCACCAGCTCTGGTTAAAGCACTATTTAATGCCGCAAATTCTTTAAGTGCGACTACCAATAATAAAATGGACAGTCACTTTAATTGCCATATTGAAAAGTTAGAAAAAACCGCTGATGGCTGGTTATTACACTCTAAAGAGCAAACATTCGGACCATTTAGCGATGTAATTAACTGTGCTGGTGAACACAGCGATCAGTTCAGTCAAACTCGCGCTCTGCCCGTTGTGGGTGTGCGCGGCCAAGTCTCGCATGTGCAAGCAAGCGAGCAGTCAAAACGCCTAAAGACCGTGCTTTGCCATAAGGGCTATTTTACCCCTGAATATCAGGGTCATCATTGTATGGGCGCGACCTTTGAAAAAAACTCAAAAAGCCGTGAAGTTAAAGAGCAAGACAACCACACCAATCGCGAACAACTATTAAGTTTTTACACAGACAGCGAGTTTGCAACGACCTTAGGTGAGATAACAGCGGCAAAAGCAGCAGTAAGATGCACCTTCATCGACCATCTACCCATGGCTGGTGAGTGGGCTGAACAAAGTGATTATGTAAGCGCGTTTGCTAATCTTCGCTTAGGTAAGCGATATCAGTACCAAACTTTAACGAAACCTCTGCAAGGCTTGCATGTACTCACTGGCTTTGGTGCAAGAGGCCTGTGCAGTGCCCCTTTATGTGCAGAGCATTTAATTGCTTGTTTAAACAATGAACCAAGACCATTTAGCGAACGCGTGAGTCAAGCTATTCACCCCGCCCGCTTTATTGTACGCGACCTAATTCGTAATAAAATTTAA
- a CDS encoding SDR family oxidoreductase, producing the protein MKTLIIGATGQIGKMTTEKMLASGHDVVALVRDKSKLSTLESSHLTIVEQDLENDFSRAFEGVEQVIFSAGSGGSTGADKTLLIDLWAAVKAINYAVDAKVKHFIIVSSIGADAPDNIESSIKPYLVAKHMTDQHLINSELNYSIVRPGTLKNDAATGLLTTTRPATRQDAVINREDVADTLLYLAEHTPKKPQVFELFNGDKSIDSLLND; encoded by the coding sequence ATGAAGACCTTAATCATTGGTGCAACGGGTCAAATAGGTAAAATGACCACCGAAAAAATGCTGGCAAGTGGTCATGACGTGGTGGCTTTGGTTCGGGATAAAAGCAAGCTGAGCACGCTTGAAAGTAGTCATTTAACGATTGTTGAGCAAGACCTCGAAAACGATTTTAGTCGCGCCTTCGAAGGCGTTGAACAAGTTATTTTTAGTGCTGGCTCTGGTGGGTCAACGGGTGCAGATAAAACCTTACTGATTGATTTATGGGCTGCAGTAAAAGCGATTAATTATGCGGTTGATGCCAAAGTTAAGCACTTTATTATAGTCAGTTCAATTGGCGCTGACGCCCCAGATAATATCGAAAGCAGTATAAAACCGTATTTAGTTGCAAAACACATGACTGATCAACATTTGATCAATAGCGAATTAAACTACAGCATAGTCAGACCCGGCACACTGAAAAATGATGCAGCAACTGGATTATTAACAACTACGCGACCTGCAACCCGCCAAGATGCGGTGATCAACCGTGAAGATGTAGCAGATACCCTGCTATACCTTGCTGAACATACACCGAAAAAACCACAAGTGTTTGAATTATTTAATGGTGATAAGTCAATCGACAGTCTACTGAACGATTGA
- a CDS encoding transporter substrate-binding domain-containing protein: protein MRHFAFLFCFAFTSACYAAPVKVQSYSGDTSLPHKLLISAIERAGLDYVHPYETNKDISNARILNDVKNNQLDVMWSMTSTQLEQDYQAVYIPLFRGLLGMRVAIVKAQNRELFSSVNSLQDLKRFTAGQGKTWPDTKILKANQLPVVTTLKYPNLFPMLEGERFDYFPRGVNEPWDEIANHSELNLTVEPHLVIKYTAPLYFFVNKNNHTLHKQLNDALKEMIEDGTFNAMFLADSQVQMVLSKANLSSRRVIELDNPTLSSNTPNKNSPLWFNPFQ from the coding sequence ATGCGTCATTTTGCTTTTCTTTTTTGCTTTGCTTTTACATCTGCTTGTTATGCCGCACCGGTAAAAGTACAGAGCTACAGTGGCGATACCTCCCTTCCCCACAAATTATTGATCAGCGCCATTGAACGGGCTGGCTTAGATTATGTTCACCCTTACGAAACCAATAAAGATATCTCTAACGCGCGTATCCTAAACGATGTAAAAAACAACCAGCTTGATGTGATGTGGAGCATGACATCAACTCAGTTAGAGCAAGATTATCAGGCCGTTTATATTCCTTTGTTTCGTGGCTTACTTGGCATGCGAGTAGCAATTGTAAAAGCTCAAAACCGCGAGCTGTTTAGCTCGGTAAATAGCTTGCAAGATTTAAAACGCTTCACCGCTGGGCAAGGTAAAACTTGGCCAGATACTAAAATATTAAAAGCGAACCAATTGCCCGTTGTTACCACATTAAAATACCCTAACTTATTCCCTATGCTTGAAGGCGAGCGTTTTGATTACTTCCCACGTGGTGTGAATGAGCCTTGGGATGAAATTGCCAACCACTCAGAACTTAACCTTACGGTTGAACCACACTTGGTAATTAAATACACCGCCCCTCTTTACTTTTTCGTCAACAAAAACAATCACACACTACACAAGCAATTAAATGATGCCCTAAAAGAGATGATTGAAGATGGCACATTTAACGCGATGTTTTTGGCAGACAGCCAAGTACAAATGGTTTTATCAAAAGCCAACTTAAGCTCGCGTCGCGTTATTGAGCTAGATAACCCAACGCTATCGTCGAACACACCTAATAAAAATAGCCCTTTGTGGTTTAACCCATTTCAATGA
- a CDS encoding methyl-accepting chemotaxis protein, which translates to MKSLKYKMTLALSLCLLLSVIFVISANYLLAKSNQTQQWQEDITALNEQMQVILAEPVFSYDEPLINQIIKAFSQNKHVHSISVTDHRNKPLAAITKQSNNASVSKTIDLHYLDNLIGHIKIGYSQQALHSTITESTRTMFITLLVSFIALGAVIIYIVRLLVIKPIDSVNSLVDEIVKGEGDLTKRISYQSSDEIGYLVDGFNRFIAQVQEIITELGSTASELEMIASTVNEASVRSKNEAELEYNRTDSATNALSQLSEATKEIAQGANQTAQQTTDVHRLCQQGEQNMNANGNMVDELAAQLDHTSNVVKQLNASSNEISQVLDVIKSIAEQTNLLALNAAIEAARAGESGRGFAVVADEVRALASKTYDSTSEIESIIVSLHNNTSDCVTATEQSKSLSDKVSQANQKSQAVFKDIAKQINTINQMNESVAASSEEQTSVTADILNTMQLINQGAKSLSQEAQHLDNTIGQLNELEHGIVAKLGLFKY; encoded by the coding sequence ATGAAATCATTAAAATATAAAATGACCTTGGCACTGTCTTTGTGCCTTTTACTTAGCGTGATCTTTGTGATCAGCGCAAACTACCTACTTGCAAAATCGAATCAAACACAACAATGGCAAGAAGACATCACTGCCCTTAATGAGCAAATGCAGGTTATTTTAGCTGAACCGGTATTCTCTTATGACGAGCCGTTAATCAATCAGATTATTAAAGCCTTTTCGCAAAACAAACATGTACATAGCATTTCAGTGACAGATCATCGTAATAAGCCACTTGCCGCTATCACTAAGCAAAGCAATAACGCATCAGTTAGCAAAACTATTGATTTACACTATTTAGATAATTTAATTGGCCATATAAAAATTGGTTACTCACAACAAGCACTGCATAGCACCATTACTGAGTCGACACGCACCATGTTTATTACCTTGCTGGTCTCTTTTATCGCCTTGGGTGCGGTGATTATTTATATCGTGCGACTGTTAGTGATAAAACCTATCGATAGCGTAAACAGCCTTGTTGATGAAATTGTCAAAGGTGAAGGCGACCTTACAAAACGCATTAGCTATCAATCTAGTGATGAAATTGGCTATTTAGTTGATGGTTTCAATCGATTTATAGCGCAGGTGCAAGAAATCATCACTGAGTTAGGCAGCACAGCCAGCGAGCTTGAAATGATTGCCAGCACAGTAAACGAAGCCTCAGTGCGCTCTAAAAACGAAGCCGAGCTTGAATATAACCGCACAGATTCTGCAACCAATGCGCTTAGTCAGTTAAGTGAGGCAACCAAAGAAATTGCGCAAGGAGCTAATCAAACCGCGCAGCAAACAACCGACGTACATCGCTTATGCCAGCAGGGCGAACAAAACATGAATGCCAATGGTAACATGGTGGATGAGTTAGCAGCACAGCTCGACCACACATCAAACGTAGTAAAACAGTTAAACGCCAGCAGTAATGAAATTAGCCAAGTGCTCGATGTTATAAAAAGTATTGCTGAGCAAACCAATTTACTGGCTCTAAATGCTGCTATTGAAGCGGCTCGTGCTGGTGAATCTGGCCGTGGTTTTGCCGTGGTGGCCGATGAAGTAAGAGCGCTTGCTAGTAAAACCTATGATTCAACGTCTGAGATTGAGTCGATTATTGTATCGCTACACAATAATACCTCTGACTGCGTAACAGCAACAGAGCAAAGTAAGTCACTCAGCGATAAAGTGAGCCAAGCGAATCAAAAAAGCCAAGCGGTATTTAAAGATATTGCTAAACAAATCAATACCATTAATCAAATGAACGAGAGCGTTGCAGCAAGTTCTGAAGAGCAAACCAGTGTTACCGCTGATATCTTAAATACTATGCAGCTTATTAACCAAGGCGCTAA